Proteins found in one Acidobacteriota bacterium genomic segment:
- a CDS encoding zinc ribbon domain-containing protein gives MPKYDYRCLNCDKEFTVTMSIEEHDKKKVTCPACGSEKVEQKWSPFYAITSKKS, from the coding sequence ATGCCCAAATATGATTACAGATGCCTCAACTGCGATAAGGAATTTACCGTTACGATGAGTATTGAGGAGCATGATAAGAAGAAGGTGACCTGCCCCGCCTGTGGCAGCGAGAAGGTGGAGCAGAAATGGTCTCCATTTTATGCGATTACATCTAAAAAGAGCTGA